One Metamycoplasma canadense DNA segment encodes these proteins:
- a CDS encoding site-specific integrase — protein sequence MKKSEILLYKYFQNWINIYKKGSIRKISFKKYELTLDWIIKIAREIRLCDLDRITYQTILNNFAEFHERQTTMDFHHHLKSCLLDALDDGYLSSDPTRKVVIKGKNPSNKKVKFLSQFELQLLIKTLKLNETINLDWLILLIAKTGLRYSEALALTPQDFDFAKQTLTITKTWNYKEDGGFMPTKNKSSIRKIQLDWMTVTQFSGIIKNIPENRPIFVFKEKTYNSTINDLLRRRCIKAGIPIISVHSLRHTHASLLLYAGVSIASVAKRLGHSSMNTTEKVYLHIINELENKDVDLVMRSISILN from the coding sequence ATATTTTCAAAATTGAATAAATATTTATAAAAAAGGTTCAATAAGAAAAATTAGTTTTAAGAAATATGAGTTAACTTTAGATTGAATAATTAAAATTGCAAGAGAAATTAGATTATGTGATTTAGATAGGATAACATATCAAACTATATTAAATAACTTTGCTGAATTTCATGAGCGACAAACGACTATGGATTTTCATCATCATTTAAAAAGTTGTTTATTAGATGCTCTTGATGACGGTTATTTAAGTAGTGATCCAACAAGAAAAGTTGTAATAAAAGGAAAAAATCCTTCAAATAAAAAAGTCAAATTCTTAAGTCAATTTGAGCTTCAGTTATTAATAAAAACACTTAAATTGAATGAAACAATTAATTTAGATTGGTTAATATTATTAATAGCAAAAACAGGGTTAAGATATTCTGAGGCATTAGCTTTAACACCACAAGATTTTGATTTTGCAAAACAAACATTAACAATAACTAAAACTTGAAATTATAAAGAAGATGGAGGATTTATGCCTACTAAAAACAAATCAAGTATAAGAAAAATTCAACTTGATTGAATGACAGTTACACAATTTAGTGGAATTATTAAAAATATTCCCGAAAATAGACCTATTTTTGTTTTTAAAGAAAAAACTTATAATTCAACTATTAATGATCTTTTAAGAAGAAGATGCATAAAAGCGGGAATTCCTATAATTTCTGTTCATAGTTTAAGACATACGCATGCTTCACTTTTGTTATATGCAGGTGTTTCAATTGCTTCTGTTGCAAAAAGATTAGGACATTCTAGCATGAACACAACAGAAAAAGTTTATTTACATATTATTAATGAACTAGAAAATAAAGATGTTGATTTAGTAATGAGATCAATTTCAATATTGAATTAA